The Suncus etruscus isolate mSunEtr1 chromosome 7, mSunEtr1.pri.cur, whole genome shotgun sequence genome includes a window with the following:
- the VIM gene encoding vimentin has product MSTRSVSSSSYRRIFGGPGMASRPSSSRSYVTTSTRSYSLGSSLRPSTSRSVYASSPGGAYATRSSAVRLRSSAVPGLRLLQDSVDFSLADAINTEFKNTRTNEKVELQELNDRFANYIDKVRFLEQQNKILLAELEQLKGQGKSRLGDLYEEEMRELRRQVDQLTNDKSRAELERDNLAEDIMRLREKLQEEMMQREEAESNLQSFRQDVDNASLARLDLERKVESLQEEIAFLKKLHDEEIQELQAQIQDQHVQIDMDVSKPDLTAALRDVRQQYESVAAKNLQEAEEWYKSKFADLSEAANRNNDALRQAKQESNEYRRQVQTLTCEVDALKGTNESLERQMREMEENFAMEAANYQDTIGRLQDEIQNMKEEMARHLREYQDLLNVKMALDIEIATYRKLLEGEESRIALPLPSFASLNLRETNLESLPLVDTHSKRTLLIKTVETRDGQVINETSQHHDDLE; this is encoded by the exons ATGTCCACCAGGTCGGTGTCCTCGTCCTCCTACCGCCGGATTTTCGGCGGTCCTGGCATGGCCAGCCGGCCCAGCTCCTCCCGCAGCTACGTGACCACCTCCACCCGCAGCTACAGCCTGGGGAGCTCGCTGCGCCCCAGCACCAGCCGCAGCGTCTATGCCTCGTCCCCGGGCGGCGCGTACGCCACGCGCTCCTCGGCCGTGCGCCTCCGGAGCAGCGCGGTGCCCGGCCTGCGGCTGCTGCAGGACTCGGTGGACTTCTCGCTGGCCGACGCCATCAACACCGAGTTCAAGAACACGCGCACCAACGAGAAGGTGGAGCTGCAGGAGCTCAACGACCGCTTCGCCAACTACATCGACAAGGTGCGTTTCCTGGAGCAGCAGAACAAGATCTTGCTGGCCGAGCTTGAGCAGCTCAAGGGCCAGGGCAAGTCGCGCCTGGGGGACCTCTACGAGGAGGAGATGCGGGAGCTCCGCCGGCAGGTGGACCAGCTCACCAACGACAAGTCCCGCGCCGAACTGGAGCGTGACAACCTGGCCGAGGATATTATGCGCCTCCGGGAAAA GTTGCAGGAGGAGATGATGCAGCGGGAGGAAGCCGAGAGCAACCTGCAGTCCTTCAGACAG GATGTCGACAATGCTTCTCTGGCTCGTCTGGACCTTGAACGGAAAGTGGAATCCTTGCAGGAGGAGATCGCCTTTTTGAAGAAACTCCATGATGAG GAGATCCAGGAGCTGCAGGCTCAGATTCAGGACCAGCATGTGCAGATCGACATGGATGTGTCCAAGCCGGACCTCACAGCGGCCCTGCGGGATGTGCGTCAGCAGTACGAGAGCGTGGCTGCTAAGAACCTGCAGGAGGCTGAAGAGTGGTACAAGTCCAAG TTTGCTGACCTTTCCGAGGCTGCGAACCGCAACAATGATGCCCTGCGCCAGGCGAAGCAAGAGTCAAATGAGTACAGGAGACAAGTGCAGACACTTACCTGTGAAGTGGATGCCCTTAAAGGAACT AATGAAAGTCTGGAACGTCAGATGCGGGAAATGGAAGAAAACTTTGCAATGGAAGCTGCTAACTACCAGGACACTATTGGGCGCCTGCAGGATGAGATTCAGAACATGAAGGAAGAGATGGCGAGACACCTGCGGGAGTACCAGGACCTTCTGAATGTGAAGATGGCACTGGACATTGAAATTGCCACCTACAGGAAGCTTCTGGAGGGCGAGGAGAGCAG GATTGCCTTGCCACTGCCAAGCTTTGCTTCCCTGAATCTGAGGG AAACCAACCTGGAATCCCTCCCTCTGGTGGACACCCACTCCAAAAGAACACTTCTGATTAAGACTGTTGAGACCAGAGATGGTCAG GTTATCAATGAAACTTCCCAGCATCACGATGATCTGGAGTGA